The Trifolium pratense plastid, complete genome genome segment TTCCTCCCCAATCTGATATTATTGTCCCACTATAGACTGAAATTCCGTTATGGTCCAATTCTGAACGATAATAGATACCAGGGCTTTGCAATATTTGATTGATTACAACCCTGTATATTCCATTTACTATAGAAGTTCCCAAGGAATTCATTATAGGAATGTTTCCAAGAAAAATAATTTGTTCTCGGATAGTCCTACTGTTTTTCCAAATTAATTCCGCGGATATATAGAATTCAGAGGAATATGTAAGTGATTTATATACAGCATCTTTTTCTTTTATCGAGGGTTCCACCAATTGATATGTTTCCACAAATAAATGAAAAAAAATTTCTTGATCCATATCCTCCATTTTTGGAAACTTCAAAAGTTCTTCTGTTAAGCCCCGATCAATGAATCTACAAAATGCTTCAAATTGTATTTGATTCAATCCGGGTAGTGTAGACATTCCTTCATTCCCAATGCCATGCATTTTGAATTTCCCCTTTTATTTTCTAGAAAATATCTCATGATTTGTTCTCATTCTTCATCGAATCACATGAAGAGATTTAGCAATAATGGAATTTCTGTTCTTTATTACTTTACAAAATAACATAAAATTTTACCTAACTACGTCTATGAAATAGCCATATGGCTATTTCATAGACTATGAACAAAGACCGAGAATTCTGTTTTATCTATATACACAATATAATATCCACAATAATATAAATAGAATATATAGAAACAGAAGAATAATGAATACCTTGAGATGATCTACGTCGATTCCAATAGATGCTAAAATCCGTACCAAAATCCGACTGATTACATAACTGACTGTGGTCATTAGAATGGCCATCATCATTTCTAGGGAAGGATTCCTGTAAATTAGGAATGTTCGACCGTCCGGCAACTTTATGTATTCATAGAAAGGGCCGGTCGAGTAAATCCAACCACCTAATGCTCGAGTCAGGTCAGAAGCCAGTATGAATCTAGCTAATTTTATGCTGACCCGTAATCGAGCAAAGAGGAATGCTCGATTCAGGTCAGAAGTATTAACTAGTATCCACGTTGTTATTCTTATTGCCAAGTTCAACAGACCACAAAAGACCACTAGTTGGGGGTTTTTAACTATTTCTAATACTATTTTATATGAGATAGTATATAGCTGATAGACAACCAGTTTTAGCTTTTGACCCGAAATTCGGGCAAGCCACTTGCACTGGCCAATGAAAATAGAAGCCTCTTTCTTGATTATCTGGATCCATGAGTTTTTTTGCATATAAAGTAGCTCCTTTTTTTATCTCTATTTTGATTTTGATTTTAATATATATTTCAACCAACTCATTAATTTAGTTGGTTGAAATATAGTAAGATGGGGACCCACCACCCACCCTAACCCCCCTAAATGATATAGAACGAGATGAGTCAAAAATATAGGAACTAGAGTGGTTTATTTCTTGCCTATCTAAAAAGTTCTTCGGTAGCTGGTTTCTCCTATCATTGTTTTAGTCCTCCCATTCGGTCTTTTAAGCGGGTTAAGATCAATCCTAACCTTTCGAAAAAGAAACGAATTAGGTACCAAATAACGAGTAAAAGGAAACGGATTATGAACATTAAAAGTTTTTCTCGGTCCATTCTATATATATCTATTTTCTAGAAAATATCTCATGATTTGCTCTCATTCTTCATCGAATCACATGAAGAGATTTAGCAATAATGGAATTTCTGTTCTTTAATTACTTTAAACAAAATAACATGAAATTTTACCTAACTACGTCTATGAAATAGCCATATCGCTATTTCATAGACTATGAACAAAGACCGAGAATTCTGTTTTATCTATATACACAATATCCTAATATAAATAGAATATATAGAAACAGAATGACTAGCTCGAGATGTTCCATCTCGGCGCCGATAGATGAAAAAATCCCTATTAACCTCCCCCTTAACTTGTCAACGTCCAAAAAATATATATTTCACATATCAGATATCAGATATGGTACGAAAAAGATTCTAATAAAATTAATTCTCTAGAACATAAATCTAGATTATAAATCAAATTTTCAATCGAGGATACATATGGAACCTTAATATACTGAAACGACTTCCGTTATGGGTATCAAACCAATAGCGGTTTATACAAGCTAAATCTTCTAATCGATAATTTGGCCAAAGAAAGAATTTTAAATTTATTAATTTTTTTGTTTCGCTATCAAGATCTTTTTTTTTAGGAAAAACCTGATTTCTTGTGTTTCTATGCGGAGTATTTCTACTCTTAGGGTCTAAACAAATTAGAATTCTCAACTCTCTGCGGCGTCTGGTGGACAAAAGATTTTCAGGAACAAGCAAATCAGAATGATTTTTATCTTTCTTTCCTGTTATCTGTTGATCAACACGACTTTTTTCTGGCCAAAATTTAGCCTTCTTCTTCAACAATACGGTTGTGGTTTTATATATAAAAAATTCTTCATAGTTTTTTCGAGATATTCGAATAGGTTCAATAAAAAACACTAGGTTGCCCTTCAATTCGTTAGTGTCCCTACATTCTGTATAACTAAAATCCCTACTACTCACAGACGTTAGATAGTCCATTTCTAGGTCTACCTTTTTAATCGAGGTTATTAGAAAATTTTTTAATTTTTTCATTTGAAGCATGAGTAATAATCTGTTCATATTATTGAGTAATGTTTCTTGGACGTAATTATCCAAGTTCAAATAAACACCCACATACCTTTCTATTAAGAAATCCCGCTCTCTCTTTAGATTGGTCCTGTATTGTTGATTTATCTTATTCATCTGAGAATGATTCGCCGCTGGTTGATAATACTTTGAACTTTTGAATTTAATTGTAAGCTCTTGGTTAGACATTTTAAGCTCTTCTTTAGGCGTTTTAAGCTCTTCTTTAGGCGTTTTAACTCCTTCTTTAGGCGTTTTAACTCCTTCTTTAGGCGTTTTAACTCCTTCTTTAGGCGTTTTAAGCTCTTCTTTAGGCGTTTTAATCTCTTCTTTAGGCACGGTTCTTGTTCTTGCATTTACTAACCTGTTTTCATTAGTAATTCTCCCGTTTGCAGAAAAAAGGGGGTACATAGTTGAGATATAAAAAGGATTCTTCTTGTATTTATCAAAAAGTATCCTTAATTTAGAAAAGAACCAAAATCTCGAATTCAGTAATTGAGGATTCGGTATGGAATTCTTTTTTCTTTTTACACTCATTCCCATCCAATTAAAATACTTTCTATTCAGATTTTTTTCCATATCTTCTGCTAGATAATTTTGGATAGAGCTACCAACAATTATATCCAATAATTCCCTGTCGTAATTATAAGAAATCGATTGGTTTTTGTTTGCTGGGAATGGTGATCTATATCCATAAATAGAGGATTTTTTCTTATCCGCATAATTAATATGTTGATAGGAGAAAAGATCATATCTATATTGTTTAGTGATTTTTTTTTTTCTTTCTAATAACTCTACTTGTTCTTGTTCTTTTTTGTAAAGAATTAATTGAGTTTTCTCACATGAATCATATTCAACTAAATCTTTATTTTGAGCCACACGATGTTCATTGATTCTATTCCTCCAGTTTTGTGTTAGTAATCTCGACCATGTGCGCCGAGGTAAATCATATTGATAATGAAACCTTAACCAATTTGTCCATTGATTCATTAAAGAATCGGGACGGTTCTTATGTCTTAATTTGGAATTAAGTCCCTGTATTCTCAAAAAATAATCCTTTATTTCTTTTTTTAGAAAAAAAGATCTTCCACGAGATTCAAAAATAGATCTTAACTTATATTTATATCCATTACGAACTTGGATTTGTGATAATTTAAACAATACATAGGCTTGTGACAAAGAAGATACATCACAAGAATTCTTTGACTTCATATTCGTAATATTCCAAGATTTGTCTATAATCGACATAAATGGAATTATACTTTGATTTATTTTATCAATTCTTTCTTCATTTTTTTTTGAAATGGATTTATTTACAATTTTGTTTCTTGATTCAACAAAATCAAGAAGAAAATCAACAAAACGTTGTCCATGGATCCTAGTAGTACTAGCGATACATAAAAGAATATCAATGTATACTCTTTCCATGAAAAGTTTGAAAAAAGAATAGGATTTACGGATTAATCGAATATTTCTTCTTTTTAATTGCACGATATTTTTTTGTAATTCGAATATTTTAGCATCATATGTAGTTTTGTTCGAATTCAAATCGATCTCTGAAGTTATAATCCCCTCTTTTTTTTCTTCTGTCATTTTTTCTATTTGTTTTATGAGTGTCTTTGTTTTAATATTAAGATCTTTTATCCTTTTTTCTGTGAATGAAGAATTTGTCCAATTAATATGGTTATATTGAATTATAACGGGCGATTCCTCAATGATTGGATTATTCTTACTGATTGTTGAAATTTTTTCGCTTTCACTCAATTTATCTATTTTTTTGAACCCAAATAGAAGACTTTCGATGTTCCAGTTTTCTATTTCATTTAACATGGTTCGAAACCTTTTTTTTCTTTCATTAAAAACTTTAAGAACTAGAAAAAAATGATTTTTCAAATATTTTTTCAATTGTTTTTTAATTTTTTTAAAAAAAGACCCTAAAAATGGGATTGGAACATGATAATCAAGGTACGATTCGGTTAGTGTCCCATAAGCTGTTAAAAACCAGAAGTTTCTATCTTCTGTAGATCTTTTCTTTTTTTTCAGTGGATCCTCTTTTCTTTTTTCAGTAGATCGTACCTTAGCCTTAGAATTGTGCCAAGGTTTCAGAACAAAAGGAGATAAGACCCTTATCTGAATACCGTTGTCAAACCAGTTTTTTGGCAATTCGTTCTGGGATACGGGAACGCCCTGATAGGTGCATTTAATATGCACTTCTTTTTTCAAATCCCTAAAATCTTCTGACCATTCTGGCTTTTGAAATAAGAGGATACGAATGATATTTTTAGTTATTATCAATGAAGGTAATACAATATATTTTCTCAGATTTGATTGCGTTAGTAATACAAAACTTCTAATTATTAGGCCATATAGAATGCT includes the following:
- the ycf1 gene encoding hypothetical chloroplast RF1 → MDQSFVLNSFVVLWLKIVNSAVVIGLYYGFLSTLSIGPSYLFLIRARIMEEGPETEIAATTGFITGQLMMFISIYYAPFHLALSRPHTVTALTVPYLFFNFVHKNDTYYYSDPDYYRLNSEYKKNPNSIRNFRIYKVFLNNLFFQFFNPLLFPNSILIRLLNIYLFRSNNKLVFLTSSFVGWLIGHIFLMKCIGLILVVWLQQKNSIKSKLTMRFDKYTLLLLRDYAGQIFVVFSFVIFAQCLGRIPLPYSYSTEEKKKAKEMDEMHESGVDEIDWETEETKQEQKRSFKEDIANYLFPKKDKTFDNIEDENNLLEDENKPLEDEEPFLVTILFDSRKWNIPLRYIKNAHLERAVKDENSQFYFHLCQSDGKERISFTYPPHLSTFLKLMEEKIDLFTRDEITYNDNELSNYNYWSSTIKEKRKKLSNEFLKRAKVLDKKSKKYKKFLPVDIFENRIRLSKDEEEKEYLIKIYDPFLGGRFRGQLQKSSSPLTTNSILINRIHGLLLSSNRNDPESSNSNDPELEHKIDQFDRKLLLTEIGFFVNLISEFSEKSVSSLNFDGLYLFPEHEQVEILSEEKERKKKFLFDAIKTDENDQTIFNKKCEGIDEIHKEVPRWSHTLVDEVEELMGTVTKDPEIRCPVIERHVYLGETESLLDFAWGAKKKDIDNPKNRNIENPKNRDIDNTNDKKDENPNDKKNEAKPEKPKEYAVVYYSREPDYCRELIRGSMRNQRRKTVTWKLLQGNVHSPTFMELKDVSKELVGDLFDDIYQSLKECFGKPATEEEILDLQQRIRIQASEEEAEDKFDAEMRLREIEESWESILYGLIIRSFVLLTQSNLRKYIVLPSLIITKNIIRILLFQKPEWSEDFRDLKKEVHIKCTYQGVPVSQNELPKNWFDNGIQIRVLSPFVLKPWHNSKAKVRSTEKRKEDPLKKKKRSTEDRNFWFLTAYGTLTESYLDYHVPIPFLGSFFKKIKKQLKKYLKNHFFLVLKVFNERKKRFRTMLNEIENWNIESLLFGFKKIDKLSESEKISTISKNNPIIEESPVIIQYNHINWTNSSFTEKRIKDLNIKTKTLIKQIEKMTEEKKEGIITSEIDLNSNKTTYDAKIFELQKNIVQLKRRNIRLIRKSYSFFKLFMERVYIDILLCIASTTRIHGQRFVDFLLDFVESRNKIVNKSISKKNEERIDKINQSIIPFMSIIDKSWNITNMKSKNSCDVSSLSQAYVLFKLSQIQVRNGYKYKLRSIFESRGRSFFLKKEIKDYFLRIQGLNSKLRHKNRPDSLMNQWTNWLRFHYQYDLPRRTWSRLLTQNWRNRINEHRVAQNKDLVEYDSCEKTQLILYKKEQEQVELLERKKKITKQYRYDLFSYQHINYADKKKSSIYGYRSPFPANKNQSISYNYDRELLDIIVGSSIQNYLAEDMEKNLNRKYFNWMGMSVKRKKNSIPNPQLLNSRFWFFSKLRILFDKYKKNPFYISTMYPLFSANGRITNENRLVNARTRTVPKEEIKTPKEELKTPKEGVKTPKEGVKTPKEGVKTPKEELKTPKEELKMSNQELTIKFKSSKYYQPAANHSQMNKINQQYRTNLKRERDFLIERYVGVYLNLDNYVQETLLNNMNRLLLMLQMKKLKNFLITSIKKVDLEMDYLTSVSSRDFSYTECRDTNELKGNLVFFIEPIRISRKNYEEFFIYKTTTVLLKKKAKFWPEKSRVDQQITGKKDKNHSDLLVPENLLSTRRRRELRILICLDPKSRNTPHRNTRNQVFPKKKDLDSETKKLINLKFFLWPNYRLEDLACINRYWFDTHNGSRFSILRFHMYPRLKI